The following coding sequences lie in one Maylandia zebra isolate NMK-2024a linkage group LG14, Mzebra_GT3a, whole genome shotgun sequence genomic window:
- the LOC101475711 gene encoding apolipoprotein A-I: MKFVALALTLLLAVGSQAASLQADAPSQLDQIRSAVDVYLTQAKDGAIKALDQLDDTPYQELKTTLAQRLEGLHTQIKTLQASVSPVTDSVFTTVSEATADLRNSIVTDIEALRVELEPKRAQLREVIERHMAEYRSQLEPMVREYHAKHTAEMEEMKTKLEPIMTELREKIRTNVEETKAALTPIVESIRARVATHVEQAREKLAPYVEEYKEQLRQAYDHAQNVKTEDLTALKEKIHPLTEDIKAKLQQIFAIVSETFKS; this comes from the exons ATGAAATTTGTGGCTCTAGCTCTCACTCTTCTCCTGGCTGTCG GCTCTCAGGCTGCCTCCCTGCAGGCTGATGCACCTTCCCAGCTGGACCAAATCCGGTCCGCTGTGGATGTCTACCTGACTCAGGCGAAGGACGGTGCCATCAAAGCCCTGGACCAGCTTGATGACACTCCATACCAAGAGCTCAA GACCACCCTGGCTCAGCGCCTGGAGGGCCTGCACACTCAGATCAAGACTCTGCAGGCTTCCGTTTCTCCTGTGACCGACAGCGTCTTTACCACAGTCTCTGAAGCCACTGCTGACTTACGTAACAGCATTGTGACTGATATTGAGGCCCTGAGAGTCGAGCTGGAACCCAAACGTGCTCAACTGAGGGAAGTCATTGAGAGACACATGGCGGAATACCGCAGCCAGCTCGAGCCCATGGTCAGAGAGTACCATGCCAAGCACACAGCTGAAATGGAAGAAATGAAGACAAAGCTGGAGCCCATTATGACTGAGCTGCGTGAGAAGATTCGCACCAATGTGGAAGAGACCAAGGCTGCGTTGACACCCATTGTAGAGAGTATTCGTGCCAGGGTTGCTACACACGTGGAACAAGCAAGGGAAAAGTTGGCTCCCTATGTTGAAGAATACAAGGAGCAGCTGAGGCAGGCCTACGACCATGCACAAAACGTCAAAACTGAAGACCTTACTGCCCTGAAGGAGAAGATTCATCCTCTGACCGAAGACATCAAGGCAAAGCTCCAGCAAATCTTTGCAATCGTTTCCGAAACCTTCAAGAGCTAA